The Moorena producens PAL-8-15-08-1 genomic interval TAGCTTAACGGCAGTGATAACAATCAATTTAAGTACTTAAATAGTCAAGTCCTATAACTGTTCCCTGTTCCCTGTTCCCTGTTCCCTGTTCCCTGTTCCCTGTTCCCTGTTCCCTGTTCCCTGTTCCCTGTTCCCTACCTATCCCTCTTCTGTCTTCCCTGCTCCCTGCTCCCTGCTCCCTGCTCCCTGCTCCCTGCTCAGAAAATTTTAATTATTAACATAAATACCTTATATTGTCAAAGATTTTTTGTTATCCGTAGTAAATGTTCACAAATATTAAAAAACAATTATAATTAAGTGTGTAACGCGCTACAAAGTTATACCTTTAAAAAATAATTAAGCATAAATACGCATTGACATTATTTTATAAATTGGTATTGGGCGGCAAAAGCTGACCTATCTATAGCGCAATGAAAAAGATTGGTGGAGCCGAGTTACTTGAACAATATGCTAGGGGTAGACGAGACTTTAGTGGAGTAGATATCAGTGAAGCTGACCTGTTTGAAGCAAATATACAAGGAATTGACCTGACCAGCAGCAATCTTAAAAAGACTTACCTGCCCTACTCTAATCTAAGTCAAGCCAAGTTGCAGCAAGCTCAACTTCAAGCAGTTCAGTTAAGTGATGCCCAACTCTACCAGACCAATCTCTCTGGGGCGGATCTTCAGAATGCCAATCTGTTCAGAGCAAATCTACGTCGTGCCAATTTACAGGGCGCAAATCTAGCTGGTGCCAATCTCCAAGCAGCGGACTTGAGGGACACTGACCTTAGCCATGCCAATCTCAGCCATGCCAATTTGAGTAATGCTAACCTGAAAAGAGCTATCCTTACTAAGGCACAGTTGAGGGGTTGCAACTTATTTCGAGCCGAAAACGTCGATCTTTGTGATGCCTACTTGGATAGTTCCACGATTTATCCTGATGGCCACAGAGCAGATCTGTCTGAGTGATCAAACACCTATCCGTTATTCACTACCCTCACCAATGACTTTATCACGACGTCACTTCTTTGCCTTAGCCAGTGCTAGCACCGCCAGTGTAATTCTGGCATCCCCGTTGAAAGAGGTTTTTGCCAAGAAGGCCCTTGGTAAATCATTTCGAGCTAAAGGTTTCGGGTCACTTCAGCCAGACCCTAATCAATTATTAGACCTGCCAGCCGGATTTAGCTATAAAGTTTTATCCCGCACAGGTGACACCATGAGTGATAGCAATTTGGTGCCTGGTAGACCCGATGGCATGGCGGCTTTTCCTGCACCGGCAGGCAATACTGTCCTGGTGCGCAATCATGAACTTAGCCCCCATCAACTGGATAAACATGGATTGGTAGCAGTAGAGTATATCAAGTATGACCCCATGTGTCTGGGTGGGACCACAACACTAGTAGTGGGAGCCAATGGTCAACTGGTCAAACAGTACACGTCCCTGGCTGGTACTGAACGAAACTGTAGTGGTGGACCAACCCCTTGGGGTTCATGGATTACTTGTGAAGAAAGCACCGTTACTCCCACCACTTATCCGGTAGATGACCCCAGAAGTGTTTCGATGAAGCACGGCTATAACTTTGAAGTGCCCATTACCGGTCAAGTAGTGCAAGCTGAGCCTCTAGTGGCAATGGGCCGTTTTAACCATGAAGCCGTTGCAGTAGATCCCAATACTGGGATTGTTTATCAGACTGAAGACAGGATGGATGGCCTGTTCTATCGCTTTATTCCCAAGGAACCAGGGAACTTAAAAGCAGGGGGTGTCTTAGAGGCATTAAAGATCAAGGGAACATTTCAGAAAATCACGGTTAAAAACTTCCCTGTCGGTAAGCCCATGGCAGTGGAATGGGTTCGGATTGAGGATGTAGACCCCAAAGGAGATACTGTGCGGGTTGAAGGTTTTGCGAAAGGAGCAACCCAATTTACCCGGGGAGAAGGGGCATGGTACGGTAATAATGAAGTTTACTTTACCTGTACTAGTGGTGGTTCGTTAAATCCAAAGACTGGATGGGCCAATGGAGCTGGTCAAGTCTGGCGCTATGTTCCTGGTAGCACTCCCCAAGAGGGTGGCACCATTGAACTGTTTGTTGAGTCCCATGACCGCAGCTTACTAGAACACCCAGATAATGTGACCATTAGTCCTTCTGGGGATCTCATCCTCTGTGAAGATGGTGGTGGTGACCAATTCCTAGTTGGGGTTAATCCTAAAGGTGAGCTTTACCAGTTGGCACGGAATGCGATTAACAACAGTGAGTTTGCTGGTGCTTGCTTCTCACCCAATGGTCGGACCATGTTCGTGAACATTCAAGAGCCTGGTATCACATTCGCAATTCAGGGCCCTTGGGTTTAGAGTCTACAGGGAACAGGGAGCAGGGAGCAGGGAATAGGGAGTAGGGAGTAGGGAGTAGGGAGTAGGGAGTAGGTAACAGGGAGTAGGGAGCAGGTAATATGGCATCAAAAATCACTACAATTCATTTATGAATCCCTGTATATTTATTTTATAATTGTTGAGTCAACATGACAACCGTTATTCAAAAAATTATCAGCTTTATTTCATAGTTTTGCTCTCATAAAGATATGATAGTTAATTTTTTAATTATAGCGGTTTTAAATTAGGTAAACTACAAATTTTTTGATTTTAGGGAACAGGGAACAGAAAAAAAACTGTTTATCTCATTAGGCTGGAAAACCCTAGAATGATTACTCCAATTAAATTGGCTTTTGTCTAACAGATATAAAGGAATTTTGGGATGTTATAGCGATCGCTTAACTGGTTCTCAATAACCTTATTATAACTGGAATTTTCTTGTAAACTATTTATGGGCTTGGTGAAATAACAACTAAGCCTATTATAGCAGTCGCCAGGGCAGGCGCGGACATGACAAAAGTCTCAAACCTAAATAAGCGCAAGAGTTTGACTTCTGACTTCTGACTTCTGACTTCTGACTTCTGCTATATCTTGTATTACAAAAGTGATCCATTTACCGACAACTGCGGTGAAGTCTATTGATTACCTACCCTACCATAGTCAAAGTTACCGTCAGCTATCAGCTAATGCGCTACTTGAGATGCTACTTGAGGTGCTATCAGCTAATTGTGAGAATTTTGTGCCCTACTCCCTACTCCCTACTCCCTACTCCCTACTCCCTACTCCCTACTCCCTACTCCCTGTTCTCTTCAAAATAACCAATGACTACTACTAACTCTTGGATCACTCGCCCAAAACCAAATCCTAAAGCCCGCCTGCGTCTATTTTGCTTTCCTTTTGCTGGTGGTGGTGCTTCTAGCTTTCGCACTTGGCCAGACCAATTGGCAGCGGATATCGAAGTCTGCCCAGTGGAACTGCCTGGACGGGGCAAGCGACTGCGGGAACCCCTGTTTACTGGTATATTGCCTATGATTGAAACCCTAACACCAGCGTTACTGCCCTATCTCGATATCCCCTTTGCCTTTTTTGGTCACAGTCTTGGAACAATAATCAGTTTTGAATTAGCCCGTCAACTCCGGCGCGAAAAAGCCCAGAGTCCTCGACACCTGTTCATTTCTGGTCGCCGCGCTCCTCAAGTACCTGCTCGAAAACGTCCCCTTCATAACTTGCCCAAGTCTGAGTTGATCGAAGAATTGCGTCAATATAATGGCACACCAGAGACTGTGCTAGCAAACCAGGAGCTAATGGAGCTGTTTCTACCGATCCTGCGAGCTGATTTCGGGATGAACGAAACCTATACCTACACTAGCGAACCCCCACTTAATTGTCCCATATCTGTTTTCGGAGGTTTGGAGGATACCGACGCCAACAGTGATGAGCTTGCGGCCTGGGGTGACCAAACCAGTAGCACTTTCACGATACACATGTTTCCTGGTGGCCATTTCTTTTTTAATAATAAAAAGGAGTGTAATCAGCTTTTGGAGCTAATCACAAAGTTTGCGATCGCATAAAATCCCATAAAGGTGATTCCTTGAGTTTTTCCTTGAAATCCCCATCTGGTGTTCCCGTAGCGGAGGCCGTAGGCCACCGCGAGCGGGGAGCACAAGCCTTTGACCAGCTTTGATTAGAGTCCCTTTGCTATATATCGTTTATCATAGCTATGAGGTACACATTATTTTTCCCTCTTGCCTCTTGCCTCTTGCCTCTTGCCTCTTCCCTACTCCCTGCTCCCTGCTCCCTGCTCCCTGCTCCCTTTGCTATATATCGATTAATCTTTCGTAACAAAAAAAGGTACCCGCAAGGGTACTGTTAAAACTGTCTCAGATTAAATAGTATATAAATCACCACCAGTACAGAGTTGGTAGAAGTGCTCTGAATAAGTAGAGGGAAATATGGCTAAACAATTACCAAGCTATGAACGGATTTTTGGTGAAATTGATTTCCAAAAAGGCGATGAAGCCCGTTCAGTTTATTCTCCTGCTGCTTATTTAGCTGATTTATTACAACTGTTGGATGATGAGTTTTCTCAACACAAGTTTGACGAGCGTCGCAGTGAGATCAAAGAAATACTGCTGGATGCTAAAAATACCTTTGAGATGCTACCTTACCTGGATCGAGTCAATGAGATCCTAGCGAAAAAAATAGAGAAAGATTCAGGGGCTACAGACGCTTTTAAAGTGATTCGAGAGGCGGTTTATCCCTTTAACCTGCCCCAAGATATTGACTACGCAACAGTCAAGGTCTATCTGCAGCATCTTGGTGTAACAGCAGAGGAACTTTATAGATTGCTCGATGAGATGCCACAGCAAGAGCTGTTGGCAAAAGCCTATTTAGGGATCTTAGAACAAGAGTGGGCGACTCTGATCGAAACCGCGCGAACGGGCAATGATCTCGCACAGTGTTATGGCGTTGCTGATTTATCAGACCTAAAGGTAAAGGTAAAGGATGATAAAGATAAAGAGGTAATCCTAAATCATCTTGTAAGTGTAGATGAATTTATAAAAGCTACAAACATCAGTGAATTACAGCTTCGAGAACTTTTATTTCAAAATCTTAATAAAAATAGTGAAAAACTTCAGGACGCTAATTTATTCTGTAATAGCTCTCAAATAGGTGCTGCTGATCTAACTAATGATCAACAAGCCATTGGGTGGAAAATTCAAGATTCTATATCACAGGGTGAAGAAATTGATTTCTGGCTAGACCGTGCTAACCGCTTCATCCGTCTCGCTAAGAAAACCGGGTTCACGTTTACCGAGCTGGATATCATCCTACGTACCTGCTCTAACAATCAGTTAAACCCAGAAGCCCTTACCCGAATCGCAGTTGTTCACTGGCTCAAGGCTAAGCTGGAACTGGAAGTTGATCAGGTTTGTGCCTTGTTTGCTCCGATGAATATCCTCGGGCAAGGTAATGAGGAGATGCCCATTGACCTGTTTAACCGCGTTTACAATAACCGCTGTGCCATCGCCGATAAACAGTATATCTCGAATCACGCTAATATTCCTCAACAATTTTATGATCTAGGACTTTCCAGGATTGAAGTCACACTAGATCTTCTCGACTCATCCAATGACGGTTATCGAAAAAGGGTTGCCCACTCTTTAGATTTACCAACCAAGCAACTGACCTACTTAATTAAAAAGCTTCGTAGCCACTTCGATAACGATCAGCTTTGGAGCACTGGGAATGAAGAAAGGTCAATGCTTACGACTTTCTACCGTGTGAGTAAGCTAGCCCATATCTGTGAGATTTCCCTAGAAGAGCTATTTATTATTTTCGATATCCTAGAAAAAGACCCCGCTGTTCGTCAATTTAAAAATTGCAACGTTTTAATAGACTTTAATATCAAGGAGCGGGATTGTTATAAAATAATCTACCAGGATAATGTAGAAAACGATAATGTAGAAAACGATAATGTAGAAAACTCCATGTGGTTGATTCAAGTCGTTTATGGATTGACCCAATGGATGCAAAAGAATGACTTTTCTGCCCATGACTTGTTAAAAATTACCAGTGGTGATTATGTCGATAAAATCGACTTGAAAAAAATTGATGACACCATGCCGGTTAAGAAAGTCAAAACCCAAAAGGAGATTGACGACCAAGAAAAACTAGCGTTATTCAATAGTTGGCATCAAGGGTTTAAAGCCTTACATTTTAAGGAGTCATTACTAAAAGAAGCTGGGCTGGACAGGCGGACATCACGGCTGGTTTACGAAACCTTAAGTGACCCCAACTATCATCTGACTAAGAAAGAGCCTAGGTTGATTGACTTTGATGCTAATCTTGTCAAAAAAGCCGCCATCGACGCTGTTAATCAAATTGATACTATTACAGAGAAAGATTTCTTAGGCTTGGGGATTGGGGAAAAAATAGCTGATAAAATTTATGACAATTTGATCCATAAAGGTCACTTGAATACTCAAGGCAGGCTGATTGAAGACAAACTCACTACCGATGTGACTGAATTCCACATTGATACAGAGTTTACCCCGATTCGGTCTGAGCTGTTCAATCAAATTAGCCAGCTACATCAAGACCATGATGATGTTTCCATTTATCCTTCCGATCTCAAACCCTTGGGGTTAGAAGAATTTGAATCTAGAGAGCTCTACCATAATCTAATTTTTAACGGTTATATCGATGATCAAGGTGCCCTAGTTGAAAAGTCATTCTTCGAGGATGCTGATAATGAAGATAATTTTGAAGTAAATGCCAATATCGGTACCCAGTCAAAAGACGTATTCGAGATTCTGTCTAAGCGTAATCAGGAGATAAAACTACACAAGATTGCGGTTAACAAAGGTATCTTTTCTGAGTTAGCACTAACCGAACTCGAAGTGGATGATTTGATTGAAAATCTCAAGTTTAACGACTATATCGATGAAGACGGGCATTTTGTCGATAACCTGAAACTAACTCAGCTCACACTAAACGATTTTTCCCTGGCGTTGCAATTCTATCCCCATAGAACAGCCATATTATCAGCCTTAAAGCAACATATTGAAAAAAATCTGTCTAGTTATCTTCAGTTTAGCCGAGAGCATTTTCTTAAGGTTGCCGAAAAAATTGTAGCCAGATGGTCTTTCCAGGCGGTAAACTACCACTTTCTAGAAGAGGGTAAAATAGCCGAAAAACATAAAGCATTTTTCAGAGAAGAAGAAAATTCCCAAAACTTCGATATTTGGTGGTCATTCGAGCGGACTGATAACCGGGTTGTGTTTAATACTTTGCGCAACATCGTACTGATGTCTGACAAACACCAGTTAGTAGACCATCCACTAGATCAGCAGGGCTTCAGTAGCAGCGAAAAAGAGGAATTATTTGACCTTCTGATCAGTTTAGAGCACATCACCGATGACCGGAAAATCCCAGAGGATAAGCTGGACTATTTCCTAAATATCGACAATGCCCTGGCCATATCCCTAGAAGCATTCGAAGATTACAATAAAGATGTATTCTTTTTGTTGCATGCCATTGCTAAAGAGCAATCGGCGATGGTTAATCAGGTAGTTACCCAGGTTAAAACCCTAGCTGAAAAACAAGAAACCTTTATCTATAAACAGTTAAAGCAGACGTTTAACCTGAATGTGGATAGTATGCGAGTGATCTCTGCTGAGATGTTTAAAGGCAGTGATCATATTGCATCTGAATGGTTGTTACCCTTATTAAAGGCTGAAGATCTTCTGGGCAATATTACCACACTGCCCAAAGAACAACGGTTCAATACTGCCTATCGCCGAACTCAACAGTTTGCCTTGCTGGCGAATAAACTCAAACTGACTAAAGAAGATATTGAGCTAGTCTTTCATGATCAAAGTTTAGTGGAGAAGTTTCCTGAAAAGCTGGAACTTCCCCAAAAACCTGACCCAATTACCACATTTGATGCCCTCCTGGAGAGCACCGATGGCAAGACCTACTTGTTCAAAGGTAACCGATATTGGATTTATGATGGCATAACCTATGAATTAGAAGAGGAAGAAGGAAAGGAACTCAAAGAACTTTCAGTGCACTTTGCCGGTAAAACCATTGATGCGGCTTTTGTGGACAATCATGGTCGAAACGTGATTATCGCAGGGGGAAAATACTATCAGCAAGCCAAAGATACTAAAGTTTGGGAACTAAAAGAAAGAAAATGGGGTAAGCTCCATAATAACTTCCAGAACCTTGATCAAATCGATGCCGCTTATACCGATAGTAGTGGATACACCTATCTATTTTCAGGGGAAGAATATGTTCGCAAATCAAATGGCAGCGACTATATCGATGAAGGCTATCCTAAAACTATTGCCCAACACTGGAAAAATGAACCAGGCAACGAACAACTACC includes:
- a CDS encoding thioesterase II family protein; the encoded protein is MTTTNSWITRPKPNPKARLRLFCFPFAGGGASSFRTWPDQLAADIEVCPVELPGRGKRLREPLFTGILPMIETLTPALLPYLDIPFAFFGHSLGTIISFELARQLRREKAQSPRHLFISGRRAPQVPARKRPLHNLPKSELIEELRQYNGTPETVLANQELMELFLPILRADFGMNETYTYTSEPPLNCPISVFGGLEDTDANSDELAAWGDQTSSTFTIHMFPGGHFFFNNKKECNQLLELITKFAIA
- a CDS encoding alkaline phosphatase PhoX, which translates into the protein MTLSRRHFFALASASTASVILASPLKEVFAKKALGKSFRAKGFGSLQPDPNQLLDLPAGFSYKVLSRTGDTMSDSNLVPGRPDGMAAFPAPAGNTVLVRNHELSPHQLDKHGLVAVEYIKYDPMCLGGTTTLVVGANGQLVKQYTSLAGTERNCSGGPTPWGSWITCEESTVTPTTYPVDDPRSVSMKHGYNFEVPITGQVVQAEPLVAMGRFNHEAVAVDPNTGIVYQTEDRMDGLFYRFIPKEPGNLKAGGVLEALKIKGTFQKITVKNFPVGKPMAVEWVRIEDVDPKGDTVRVEGFAKGATQFTRGEGAWYGNNEVYFTCTSGGSLNPKTGWANGAGQVWRYVPGSTPQEGGTIELFVESHDRSLLEHPDNVTISPSGDLILCEDGGGDQFLVGVNPKGELYQLARNAINNSEFAGACFSPNGRTMFVNIQEPGITFAIQGPWV
- a CDS encoding pentapeptide repeat-containing protein, whose amino-acid sequence is MKKIGGAELLEQYARGRRDFSGVDISEADLFEANIQGIDLTSSNLKKTYLPYSNLSQAKLQQAQLQAVQLSDAQLYQTNLSGADLQNANLFRANLRRANLQGANLAGANLQAADLRDTDLSHANLSHANLSNANLKRAILTKAQLRGCNLFRAENVDLCDAYLDSSTIYPDGHRADLSE